Proteins encoded in a region of the Bacillota bacterium genome:
- the rpsJ gene encoding 30S ribosomal protein S10, which yields MAQQKIRIRLKAFDHKILDQSAEKIVETARRTGAVVSGPIPLPTERNLFTILRAPHVEKDIREQFEMRTHKRLIDIVEHNHKTVDALMRLDLPAGVDIEIKL from the coding sequence GGCTTAAAGCGTTTGACCACAAAATTCTCGACCAGTCAGCGGAAAAGATCGTCGAAACTGCCCGGCGCACCGGCGCCGTAGTCTCGGGACCGATTCCCTTGCCGACAGAGCGCAATCTATTCACCATTCTGCGAGCGCCTCACGTCGAAAAAGACATCCGCGAGCAGTTCGAAATGCGGACGCACAAGCGTCTCATTGATATCGTGGAGCACAACCACAAGACCGTAGATGCGCTGATGCGTCTAGACCTTCCTGCGGGTGTGGATATAGAAATTAAGCTTTAG